Proteins encoded within one genomic window of Deltaproteobacteria bacterium:
- a CDS encoding methyltransferase — protein sequence MDRAARRQAIRASTRLQSPRLCPELTLALGDRLMDVWQAAEDAEGKGQLPSPFWAFAWPGGQALARFVLDHPDVVRDKRVLDFASGCGVSAVAAARAGAARVIAADIDPWAAAAIEENARAAGVEVDIREDDLVGRDEGWDVVLAGDVCYRQEWSPGIVRWLRTLAARGAHVLLGDPGRGFTPTQGLNERARYVLATTVDVEGAAQREPRVWDVLPDER from the coding sequence ATGGACCGCGCCGCCCGACGACAAGCGATTCGCGCGAGCACGCGCTTGCAGTCGCCCAGGCTCTGTCCGGAGCTGACGCTGGCGCTCGGCGATCGGCTCATGGACGTGTGGCAGGCCGCCGAGGACGCGGAGGGCAAAGGCCAGCTGCCCTCGCCGTTCTGGGCGTTCGCCTGGCCTGGCGGGCAGGCCCTCGCGCGGTTCGTGCTCGATCATCCGGACGTCGTCCGCGACAAGCGCGTGCTCGACTTCGCCTCGGGCTGCGGGGTGAGCGCCGTGGCCGCGGCGCGCGCAGGTGCGGCCCGCGTCATCGCCGCCGACATCGATCCCTGGGCCGCCGCGGCCATCGAGGAGAACGCCCGCGCCGCGGGCGTCGAGGTCGACATCCGCGAGGACGATCTCGTCGGCCGCGACGAGGGCTGGGACGTGGTGCTCGCGGGCGACGTCTGCTACCGGCAGGAGTGGTCACCGGGCATCGTGCGCTGGCTGCGGACCCTCGCCGCGCGCGGCGCCCACGTGCTGCTCGGCGATCCCGGCCGTGGCTTCACGCCGACCCAGGGCCTCAACGAGCGCGCGCGGTACGTGCTCGCGACCACGGTCGATGTGGAAGGCGCCGCCCAGCGGGAGCCGCGCGTCTGGGACGTGCTGCCCGACGAGCGCTGA
- a CDS encoding mucoidy inhibitor MuiA family protein, translating to MVASYLAALILAAAVDAPVTSVEVFSDRARVTRLANVTLGASEKVELPLLLDTVDPATVRLTAKNAEVRRVELARVEAQDFPKTEAKKLLDALDALDDAIRQTEGERGAAQAVLEVLNRVRPTLPPSEPGKPQPHLTPASWTSSLNFGRTYREKLQTRIRAASIKLEDQNRERQKLLAEAAKLQAERHGGWRVTATVAGSGPAQLALTYMVSNARWYPSYDLTLLPDRAQVMVSFAALVSQESGEDWDNARLTVSTAVPASATTFPKLRTWKIGEKERFIPTPSPAAEFIPPAPPAVPPLAMADTDTNLLLRRLAQRAGTADYRFKDNGKNGAIGQTRGGETGIELDRDGDGILDQEDDLKKAAPAEKPKPPPPPPAMTARPPESAPAAPSPVMMDEVMEEREATVSGGFARGESADKYVPTVQFGLAPPPGYVAPSYAANLPAALAGGYDLAFDSVQPETVPSGKGARHVALFAVAWPVTVERKLYPALAPEAFLVAELKNPQSNALPGGEANLYVGADPAGTAHLGFVAPGEEFTLPLGLDRAIKPVRNVKLVQAEKGIIGKDEVNQYDVTIEVANPYGVPVSVKTFDQWPVTDDEHVEVKLLSTAPYAKQDPVKGSLEWDVVLPPHGKTTLAFSYSLRHPKDTRLHQ from the coding sequence ATGGTGGCTTCGTACCTGGCCGCGCTGATCTTGGCCGCGGCCGTCGATGCGCCGGTGACGTCGGTGGAGGTCTTCAGCGATCGCGCGCGCGTGACGCGGCTCGCGAACGTGACCCTCGGCGCGAGCGAGAAGGTCGAGCTCCCGCTGCTCCTGGACACCGTGGATCCCGCGACGGTCCGGCTCACGGCGAAGAACGCCGAGGTGCGCCGCGTAGAGCTCGCGCGCGTGGAGGCGCAGGACTTCCCAAAGACCGAGGCCAAGAAGCTCCTCGACGCGCTCGACGCGCTCGACGACGCCATCCGCCAGACCGAAGGCGAGCGCGGCGCCGCGCAAGCCGTGCTCGAGGTGCTCAATCGCGTCCGGCCGACGCTGCCGCCGAGCGAGCCTGGCAAGCCGCAGCCGCACCTCACGCCCGCGAGCTGGACGAGCTCGCTGAACTTCGGGCGCACCTATCGCGAGAAGCTGCAGACGCGGATCCGGGCCGCGTCAATCAAGCTCGAGGATCAGAATCGCGAGCGGCAGAAGCTGCTCGCCGAGGCCGCCAAGCTCCAGGCCGAGCGGCACGGTGGCTGGCGGGTGACGGCGACGGTCGCGGGGAGCGGGCCCGCGCAGCTCGCGCTCACGTACATGGTCTCCAACGCGCGCTGGTACCCGAGCTACGACCTCACGCTCTTGCCGGATCGCGCGCAGGTGATGGTCTCGTTCGCGGCGCTGGTGAGCCAGGAGTCGGGCGAGGACTGGGACAACGCGCGGCTCACGGTGAGCACGGCTGTCCCCGCGAGCGCGACCACGTTCCCCAAGCTGCGCACCTGGAAGATCGGCGAGAAGGAGCGCTTCATTCCCACGCCCTCGCCCGCCGCGGAGTTCATCCCGCCCGCGCCGCCCGCCGTGCCGCCCCTCGCCATGGCCGACACCGACACAAACCTGCTCTTGCGTCGGCTCGCACAGCGCGCGGGCACGGCCGACTACCGCTTCAAGGACAACGGCAAGAACGGCGCCATCGGTCAGACCCGCGGCGGCGAGACCGGCATTGAGCTCGACCGCGACGGCGATGGAATCCTCGACCAGGAGGACGACCTCAAGAAGGCCGCACCTGCCGAGAAGCCGAAGCCGCCGCCTCCGCCGCCGGCGATGACCGCGCGCCCGCCCGAGAGCGCGCCGGCAGCGCCTTCGCCGGTGATGATGGATGAGGTGATGGAGGAGCGCGAAGCCACCGTGTCAGGCGGCTTCGCTCGCGGCGAATCCGCAGACAAGTACGTGCCCACCGTGCAGTTCGGGCTCGCGCCGCCGCCGGGCTACGTGGCTCCGAGCTACGCCGCCAACCTGCCCGCCGCGCTCGCCGGTGGCTATGACCTCGCGTTCGACTCGGTGCAGCCCGAGACCGTCCCCAGCGGCAAGGGCGCGCGGCACGTGGCGCTCTTCGCGGTGGCCTGGCCGGTGACCGTGGAGCGCAAGCTCTACCCCGCGCTCGCGCCCGAGGCGTTCCTGGTGGCCGAGCTGAAGAACCCGCAGTCCAACGCGCTTCCTGGCGGGGAGGCGAACCTCTACGTCGGCGCGGATCCCGCGGGCACCGCGCACCTGGGCTTCGTGGCCCCGGGCGAGGAGTTCACCCTGCCGCTCGGGCTCGATCGCGCGATCAAGCCGGTGCGCAACGTGAAGCTGGTGCAGGCCGAGAAGGGGATCATCGGCAAGGACGAGGTGAACCAGTACGACGTGACCATCGAGGTCGCGAATCCGTACGGCGTGCCCGTGTCCGTCAAGACGTTCGACCAGTGGCCGGTCACCGACGACGAGCACGTGGAGGTGAAGCTGCTCTCCACCGCGCCGTACGCGAAGCAGGATCCGGTCAAGGGCTCACTGGAGTGGGACGTGGTCCTGCCGCCGCACGGCAAGACCACCCTCGCCTTCAGCTACTCGCTGCGCCACCCGAAGGACACGAGGCTCCACCAGTGA
- a CDS encoding mucoidy inhibitor MuiA family protein: MNAMLSLVSVLVLAAAPATPVVRATVYPDRAQVVRRGELPCGPRAMLRFENLPPSAEATSFRAATDTGTVEGLRVEAHPQLDAYSKPVVDAEKELHDLRQKQAALQDDRSRAEQEAAQSASYGEVTATLLSREMVEDKPNTNAWNGALDAQLDGQLRANQAVVKVDAQLRDVELKMASVNARLAQMQAAAARSTTTAEVLVSCPAGKTAQVELTYLVGGAGWQPAYEARADEGAGAVELTTFATVRQATGEPWNHAQLILSTAVPRQSATPPEIQPLRVGASEKSEERKVLVRRDEETKHAEVSTADATATTPAAGKPLRAADQGLSVQLSAPEPSDVPGDGTPSRVFVARNKLPAKFALRTAPKLAPFVFRVADLTNSAPFPLLAGPIDAFRGAGFLGRTALERVAVGAPFHVTFGIDEAVKVKRTVLQEIQRQTGVFGGNQRFSFAYQFEVANYQSGARHIELAEHVPVSELDDVKVELETKTTAGFDLQRDDGIVTWKLDLPAGSTKKVNLAFHVDVPSSYDTSGL, translated from the coding sequence GTGAACGCCATGCTCAGCCTCGTCTCCGTCCTCGTCCTCGCTGCGGCACCGGCCACGCCCGTGGTGCGCGCCACCGTCTATCCCGATCGAGCGCAGGTCGTTCGTCGCGGTGAGCTCCCCTGCGGTCCGCGCGCCATGCTGCGCTTCGAGAACCTGCCGCCCTCTGCCGAGGCGACGTCGTTCCGCGCCGCGACCGATACGGGGACCGTCGAGGGCCTGCGCGTGGAGGCGCATCCGCAGCTCGACGCGTATTCCAAGCCGGTGGTCGACGCCGAGAAGGAGCTGCACGACCTGCGTCAGAAGCAGGCCGCGCTGCAGGACGATCGGAGCCGCGCGGAGCAGGAGGCGGCGCAGTCGGCTTCGTACGGCGAGGTGACGGCCACGCTCCTCTCGCGCGAGATGGTCGAAGACAAGCCGAACACCAACGCCTGGAACGGCGCCCTCGACGCCCAACTCGACGGGCAGCTCCGCGCGAACCAGGCCGTGGTGAAGGTCGACGCGCAGCTTCGTGACGTGGAGCTGAAGATGGCGAGCGTCAACGCGCGGCTCGCTCAGATGCAGGCCGCCGCAGCGCGGAGCACAACGACTGCGGAGGTCCTCGTCTCCTGTCCGGCCGGGAAGACGGCGCAGGTGGAGCTGACCTACCTCGTGGGCGGCGCGGGCTGGCAGCCGGCCTACGAAGCGCGCGCCGACGAGGGCGCGGGCGCGGTGGAGCTCACGACCTTCGCGACGGTGCGTCAGGCGACGGGAGAGCCCTGGAACCACGCGCAGCTGATCCTGTCGACGGCGGTGCCCCGCCAGAGCGCGACGCCGCCGGAGATCCAACCGCTGCGCGTGGGCGCGTCGGAGAAGTCCGAGGAGCGCAAGGTGCTCGTGCGGCGCGACGAGGAGACCAAGCACGCCGAGGTCTCCACCGCCGACGCGACCGCGACCACGCCCGCCGCCGGCAAGCCGCTGCGCGCCGCAGATCAAGGGCTCTCGGTGCAGCTCTCGGCGCCGGAGCCGTCGGACGTGCCTGGAGACGGCACGCCCTCGCGCGTCTTCGTGGCGCGCAACAAGCTGCCCGCGAAGTTCGCGCTGCGCACGGCGCCCAAGCTCGCGCCGTTCGTGTTCCGCGTGGCCGACCTCACCAACAGCGCGCCCTTCCCCCTCCTGGCCGGGCCCATCGACGCGTTCCGCGGCGCTGGCTTTCTGGGTCGCACCGCGCTCGAGCGCGTGGCCGTGGGCGCGCCGTTCCATGTGACGTTCGGCATCGACGAAGCGGTGAAGGTGAAGCGCACCGTGCTCCAGGAGATCCAGCGGCAGACCGGCGTCTTCGGTGGGAACCAGCGCTTCAGCTTCGCGTACCAGTTCGAGGTGGCGAACTACCAATCGGGCGCGCGGCACATCGAGCTGGCGGAGCACGTGCCCGTGAGCGAGCTCGACGACGTGAAGGTGGAGCTCGAGACCAAGACCACCGCCGGCTTCGACCTCCAGCGCGACGACGGCATCGTCACCTGGAAGCTCGACCTGCCCGCGGGCAGCACGAAGAAGGTGAACCTCGCCTTCCACGTCGACGTGCCCAGCAGCTACGACACCTCGGGCCTCTGA
- a CDS encoding response regulator, with protein sequence MSANPNRLLTSHEAGALLQMDPSSIVKWVNDGLLPAFRTPGKHRRIKASDLLAFLRTHGMYIPAELAEGAVQVLVVDDDEHFLKALGRSMKSYKDFEFNACTSGIEALVHVGARKPDVLVIDVHMPEVDGLDVLRVLKSSPATRDVQVVMVTGKPSAELEKRALAMGAKALVEKPLTAARLVEALQARAA encoded by the coding sequence ATGAGCGCAAATCCGAACCGACTCCTGACCTCGCACGAAGCTGGCGCCCTGCTGCAGATGGACCCGAGCTCCATCGTGAAGTGGGTGAACGACGGCCTGCTGCCCGCGTTCCGCACGCCTGGCAAGCACCGCCGCATCAAGGCCAGCGACCTGCTCGCCTTCCTGCGCACGCACGGCATGTACATCCCGGCGGAGCTGGCCGAGGGTGCGGTGCAGGTGCTGGTGGTCGATGACGACGAGCACTTCTTGAAGGCGCTCGGCCGCTCGATGAAGAGCTACAAGGACTTCGAGTTCAACGCCTGCACGAGCGGCATCGAGGCGCTGGTGCACGTGGGCGCGCGCAAGCCCGACGTGCTGGTCATCGACGTGCACATGCCCGAGGTCGACGGCCTCGACGTGCTGCGCGTGCTCAAGTCGAGCCCCGCCACGCGCGACGTGCAGGTGGTGATGGTCACCGGCAAGCCGAGCGCGGAGCTGGAGAAGCGCGCGCTCGCCATGGGCGCCAAGGCGCTCGTGGAGAAGCCGCTCACCGCGGCCCGGCTGGTGGAAGCGCTGCAGGCCCGCGCGGCCTGA
- a CDS encoding MFS transporter: protein MSQASATNLARLWGVVRDNKAYRRLFAANLVSQLGDWFSTVALFSLMLELTGRGESVALVLVCHLMPMFFAGPIAGVVADRFDRRFILVAADLSRALVVLGFLLIRKPEHAVIAYALVATRSVFTAFFEPAQQATFPNLVDAKDLVVASALENSVWATTLALGSALGGILMLYAGRPAIFVINAGTYLCSALLLRGLPDRVARAKVEEKTVRPPGWRSALGITDFLEGLRYLGENARVRALVLAKGGFGLTLGGVLVLLAFFGEKVFVEAGQMGIPMLWTARGIGSFVGPFIAWRLGGDSPPALRRGVTIAFGLVCLSYLLFARAPTLLLAAPVLMIANSGGSILWTYASSIQALIVPDALRGRVAAADMGWMTLTMASSDLLTGHLVDAGVPPRWLMAGCGLVAIVPITYWIMAQRHFRDPLLTTAQAQAQA, encoded by the coding sequence GTGAGCCAAGCCTCAGCCACCAACCTGGCCCGCCTCTGGGGCGTGGTCCGCGACAACAAGGCCTACCGCAGGCTCTTCGCGGCGAACCTGGTCTCGCAGCTCGGCGACTGGTTCAGCACCGTGGCGCTCTTCTCGCTGATGCTCGAGCTCACGGGCCGCGGCGAGTCGGTGGCGCTCGTCCTGGTCTGCCACCTGATGCCGATGTTCTTCGCGGGGCCCATTGCGGGCGTGGTGGCGGATCGCTTCGACCGGCGCTTCATCCTCGTGGCCGCCGATCTCTCTCGTGCGCTCGTGGTGCTCGGCTTCCTCCTCATCCGAAAACCGGAGCATGCGGTCATCGCCTACGCGCTGGTCGCCACGCGCTCGGTGTTCACCGCGTTCTTCGAGCCCGCGCAGCAGGCCACGTTCCCGAACCTCGTCGACGCGAAGGACCTCGTGGTCGCGAGCGCGCTCGAGAACTCGGTCTGGGCCACCACGCTGGCGCTGGGCTCGGCGCTCGGCGGCATCTTGATGCTCTACGCGGGCCGGCCGGCCATCTTCGTCATCAACGCCGGGACCTACCTCTGCTCCGCCCTGCTCTTGCGCGGGCTGCCCGATCGCGTCGCGCGCGCGAAGGTCGAAGAGAAGACCGTGCGCCCGCCGGGCTGGAGATCGGCGCTGGGCATCACCGACTTCCTCGAGGGGCTCCGCTACCTGGGCGAGAACGCGCGGGTGCGCGCGCTGGTGCTCGCCAAGGGCGGCTTCGGGCTGACGCTGGGTGGCGTGCTGGTGCTGCTCGCGTTCTTCGGCGAGAAGGTCTTCGTCGAGGCGGGGCAGATGGGCATCCCCATGCTCTGGACGGCCCGCGGTATCGGCAGCTTCGTCGGCCCGTTCATCGCCTGGCGGCTCGGCGGCGACAGCCCGCCGGCGCTTCGACGCGGCGTGACCATCGCGTTCGGCCTGGTGTGCCTGTCGTACCTGCTCTTCGCCCGCGCGCCGACGCTGCTGCTGGCCGCGCCGGTGCTGATGATCGCCAACTCGGGCGGCTCGATTCTCTGGACCTACGCCTCGAGCATCCAGGCGCTCATCGTCCCCGATGCCCTGCGCGGACGCGTGGCCGCCGCGGACATGGGCTGGATGACGCTCACCATGGCCTCGTCGGACCTGCTCACCGGACACCTCGTCGACGCCGGCGTCCCGCCGCGCTGGCTGATGGCCGGCTGCGGCCTGGTGGCCATCGTGCCCATCACCTATTGGATCATGGCGCAGCGGCACTTCCGCGATCCGCTGCTCACGACGGCGCAGGCCCAAGCCCAGGCGTGA
- a CDS encoding mechanosensitive ion channel family protein, translating into MNRWLAVALGAFPGADGDLQLAGHALPVRALATAVGLVLLAALLRRFQPRRRRRIKHTLILFGLNLVHGLIAVLLDRLGATHWSAIASSLSEFFATVTILNLGVVLVFDLLVPAVTADVPSIVADLVIGAGYLVAAFHALHEAEVNLSSLIATSAVISGVLGLSLAPTIGNILGGVALQLDNSIHVGDWVQLDANTQGKVKEIRWRHTVVETRNWDTVIVPNSVLLAGNIMILGKRSEQPVQRRYWVYFNVDFRYAPSDVIAVVNTALQSSPIPNVAHDPKPHCICFDFARDGRDSFAYYAARYWLTDLAQDDGTNSAVRERLYAALHRAGIPLAVPAATVFVSNDDEEHKRRKVEREHARRIELLAEVALFKDFTREELDQLATHCVPAPFARGEVMTEQGRTAHYLYILAHGEARVTVHVGGTPEREVNTLRAPDVFGEFGVMTGNAREATVTATCPSECLRLDKAAFQEIITRRPELAERLSEVMATRGAQLAMIRENLTAEQMRNTQEKERKRLLNEIERFFGLAEEPRSSA; encoded by the coding sequence ATGAACCGCTGGCTCGCGGTGGCGCTCGGCGCCTTCCCAGGCGCTGACGGCGACCTCCAGCTCGCCGGCCACGCACTCCCGGTGCGTGCGCTGGCCACGGCCGTGGGGCTGGTGCTGCTTGCCGCGCTGCTTCGGCGCTTTCAGCCGCGGCGGCGGCGGCGCATCAAGCACACCCTCATCCTCTTCGGGCTGAACCTCGTCCACGGGCTCATCGCCGTGCTGCTGGATCGACTCGGCGCGACGCACTGGAGCGCCATCGCCAGCTCGCTCTCCGAGTTCTTCGCCACGGTGACCATCCTCAACCTGGGCGTGGTGCTGGTCTTCGATCTGCTCGTGCCCGCTGTCACCGCCGACGTGCCCAGCATCGTGGCCGACCTGGTCATCGGCGCGGGCTACCTGGTGGCCGCGTTCCACGCGCTGCACGAGGCGGAGGTGAACCTCTCCAGCCTCATCGCCACCAGCGCCGTCATCTCCGGCGTGCTCGGCCTCTCGCTCGCGCCCACCATTGGCAACATCCTCGGCGGCGTGGCGCTGCAGCTCGACAACTCCATCCACGTCGGCGACTGGGTGCAGCTCGACGCCAACACCCAGGGCAAGGTGAAGGAGATCCGCTGGCGGCACACGGTCGTCGAGACGCGCAACTGGGACACGGTGATCGTGCCCAACTCGGTGCTGCTGGCCGGGAACATCATGATCCTCGGCAAGCGCAGCGAGCAGCCGGTGCAGCGGCGCTACTGGGTCTACTTCAACGTGGACTTCCGCTATGCGCCGAGCGACGTCATCGCCGTGGTGAACACCGCGCTCCAGAGCAGCCCCATCCCCAACGTGGCCCACGACCCGAAGCCGCACTGCATCTGCTTCGACTTCGCCCGCGACGGCCGCGACAGCTTCGCCTACTACGCCGCGCGCTACTGGCTCACCGACCTCGCCCAGGACGACGGCACCAACTCGGCCGTCCGCGAGCGCCTCTACGCGGCGCTGCACCGCGCCGGGATTCCGCTGGCGGTCCCCGCGGCGACGGTCTTCGTCTCGAATGACGACGAGGAGCACAAGCGTCGCAAGGTGGAGCGCGAGCACGCGAGGCGCATCGAGCTGCTCGCCGAGGTGGCGCTCTTCAAGGACTTCACCCGCGAGGAGCTCGACCAGCTCGCCACGCACTGTGTGCCCGCGCCGTTCGCGCGCGGCGAGGTGATGACCGAGCAGGGCCGCACCGCGCACTACCTGTACATCCTGGCGCACGGCGAAGCGCGGGTGACCGTGCACGTGGGCGGGACACCGGAGCGCGAGGTGAACACGCTCCGCGCGCCGGACGTCTTCGGCGAGTTCGGCGTGATGACCGGCAACGCCCGCGAGGCCACGGTCACCGCCACGTGCCCCAGCGAGTGCCTGCGCCTCGACAAGGCCGCGTTCCAGGAGATCATTACCCGCCGGCCCGAGCTCGCGGAGCGGCTGAGCGAGGTGATGGCCACCCGCGGCGCGCAACTGGCCATGATCCGCGAGAACCTCACCGCCGAGCAGATGCGCAACACGCAGGAGAAGGAGCGCAAGCGCCTGCTCAACGAGATCGAGCGCTTCTTCGGCCTGGCCGAGGAGCCGCGCAGCTCCGCTTGA
- a CDS encoding ferredoxin family protein, which produces MPTVTVDPRRCEGKKDCIEVCPERVFAMRPVDPAMPWYIRLKVAAHGGRQAYPRDPEKCTACMKCVEACPEDAIRVVP; this is translated from the coding sequence ATGCCCACCGTGACCGTCGACCCGCGCCGCTGCGAAGGCAAGAAGGACTGCATCGAGGTCTGTCCGGAGCGCGTGTTCGCCATGCGCCCGGTGGATCCGGCGATGCCCTGGTACATCCGGCTCAAGGTCGCGGCGCACGGCGGGCGCCAGGCCTACCCGCGCGATCCCGAGAAGTGCACCGCGTGCATGAAGTGCGTCGAGGCGTGCCCCGAGGACGCGATCCGCGTCGTGCCGTAG
- a CDS encoding SRPBCC domain-containing protein — MPNDALRMTVLLAASPDEVYNAWLDPTQHGAFTGSPAEVEAVVGGAHSAWDGYITGKIVELEPGKRIVQSWRTTEFPAEAGDSRLALTLTPVDGGTELLLEHLDIPEGQGHAYEQGWVEYYFEPMKKHFGKNARHLSVVPDDIIEELPAPAKKAAPKKPAKKAKPAKKAAKKVAKKAAPKNAAKKAVAKKKPAKKVAKKKPAKAAKKAKKKAGKKR; from the coding sequence ATGCCCAACGACGCTTTGCGGATGACGGTGCTCCTGGCGGCCTCGCCCGACGAGGTCTACAACGCCTGGCTCGATCCCACGCAGCACGGCGCATTCACGGGCAGTCCGGCGGAGGTCGAGGCCGTGGTCGGCGGCGCCCACAGCGCCTGGGACGGCTACATCACCGGCAAGATCGTCGAGCTGGAGCCGGGCAAGCGCATCGTGCAGTCGTGGCGCACCACGGAGTTCCCCGCCGAGGCCGGCGACTCGCGGCTCGCGCTCACCCTCACGCCCGTCGACGGCGGCACCGAGCTCCTCCTCGAGCACCTCGACATCCCCGAGGGCCAGGGCCACGCCTACGAGCAGGGCTGGGTGGAGTACTACTTCGAGCCGATGAAGAAGCACTTCGGCAAGAACGCGCGGCACCTCTCGGTGGTGCCCGACGACATCATCGAAGAGCTCCCGGCGCCCGCGAAGAAGGCCGCGCCCAAGAAGCCCGCGAAGAAGGCCAAGCCGGCCAAGAAGGCCGCGAAGAAGGTGGCCAAGAAGGCTGCGCCCAAGAACGCCGCCAAGAAGGCCGTTGCCAAGAAGAAGCCGGCCAAGAAGGTGGCGAAGAAGAAGCCCGCCAAGGCCGCCAAGAAGGCCAAGAAGAAGGCCGGCAAGAAGCGCTAA
- a CDS encoding class I SAM-dependent methyltransferase has protein sequence MIDGRPSMTARAVAAVRAKLERPSAPSGDPESELRLYQSLIAEIPPDAPRERVRELATMIAIRTRFFDQAVLDALANHVNQIVILAAGYDGRALRFRTPGVRFFEVDFPATQADKRARLASVNARTDDIAFITADLTQPGLEAALAHAGHDARAPTQWLCEGLLRYLPEDAVRSLFARTASLSAPGSVFSASIAARVPGWEDPNPARRAERAEELERIGEPVLTVVPPEVAKAWLEAAGWQVERMADMAAEAPGMRPGTMIATAIR, from the coding sequence ATGATCGACGGCAGACCTTCCATGACCGCGCGCGCCGTGGCCGCCGTGCGTGCCAAGCTGGAGCGCCCCTCGGCGCCATCGGGCGATCCCGAGTCGGAGCTGCGGCTCTACCAGTCGTTGATCGCCGAGATTCCGCCCGATGCGCCGCGCGAACGCGTCCGCGAGCTGGCGACGATGATCGCCATCCGCACCCGCTTCTTCGACCAGGCGGTGCTGGACGCGCTCGCGAACCATGTTAACCAGATTGTTATTCTTGCCGCTGGCTACGACGGCCGCGCGCTGCGCTTTCGTACCCCGGGCGTGCGCTTCTTCGAGGTCGACTTCCCAGCGACCCAGGCCGACAAGCGCGCCCGGCTCGCGAGCGTGAACGCGCGCACCGACGACATCGCCTTCATCACCGCGGATCTCACGCAGCCTGGCCTCGAGGCCGCCCTCGCCCACGCAGGTCACGACGCGCGTGCGCCCACGCAATGGCTCTGTGAGGGACTGCTGCGCTACCTGCCCGAAGATGCGGTGCGTTCGCTCTTCGCGAGGACCGCCTCGCTCTCGGCGCCCGGCAGCGTGTTCTCGGCCAGCATCGCCGCACGCGTCCCCGGCTGGGAAGACCCGAATCCCGCGCGTCGCGCCGAGCGCGCCGAAGAGCTCGAGCGCATCGGCGAGCCGGTGCTCACCGTGGTGCCGCCCGAGGTCGCGAAGGCGTGGCTCGAGGCCGCGGGCTGGCAGGTCGAGCGCATGGCGGACATGGCCGCCGAGGCGCCCGGGATGCGGCCCGGAACGATGATCGCGACGGCGATTCGCTAG
- a CDS encoding YebC/PmpR family DNA-binding transcriptional regulator, whose amino-acid sequence MGAQWKHKGRTENAAAKGRVFSKLVKEIMVAAKAGPDPEMNPKLRLCVDAAKKASMPRDTLERAIKKGAGLLDEVVNYELVTYEGFAPHQVPVIVECLTENRTRTASNIRIAFRKGQLAATGAVSWDFTRLGAIEASPPAGADAETAAIEAGAQDLEAAEEGATRFFTEPTDLDTVSKALATAGWKVSSAALIWRAKNPVSVDDAKRADVEAFLEELDADDDVQTLFVGLA is encoded by the coding sequence ATGGGCGCACAGTGGAAGCACAAGGGCCGCACCGAGAACGCCGCTGCCAAGGGGCGCGTGTTCAGCAAGCTGGTCAAAGAGATCATGGTGGCCGCCAAGGCCGGGCCGGATCCCGAGATGAACCCCAAGCTGCGGCTCTGCGTGGACGCGGCAAAAAAGGCGTCGATGCCGCGCGACACGCTCGAGCGCGCCATCAAGAAGGGCGCGGGCCTGCTCGATGAGGTCGTGAACTACGAGCTCGTGACGTACGAGGGCTTCGCGCCGCACCAGGTGCCGGTGATCGTGGAGTGCCTCACCGAGAACCGCACGCGCACCGCGAGCAACATCCGCATTGCGTTCCGCAAGGGCCAGCTCGCAGCGACGGGTGCGGTGAGCTGGGACTTCACGCGCCTGGGCGCCATCGAAGCCAGTCCGCCCGCCGGCGCCGACGCCGAGACAGCCGCCATCGAAGCGGGCGCGCAGGATCTGGAAGCGGCGGAGGAGGGCGCCACGCGCTTCTTCACCGAGCCCACGGACCTCGACACCGTGAGCAAGGCGCTCGCGACCGCAGGCTGGAAGGTGAGCTCCGCGGCCCTCATCTGGCGCGCCAAGAATCCCGTTTCGGTCGATGACGCCAAGCGCGCCGACGTGGAAGCCTTTCTCGAAGAGCTCGACGCCGATGACGACGTGCAGACGCTCTTCGTGGGCCTCGCCTAG